The following are from one region of the Yoonia sp. R2331 genome:
- a CDS encoding N-acetyltransferase family protein, whose amino-acid sequence MIPLENPLRLAVETDAHALADLVNFAGEGLPLHVWTGLAQDGEDAWAIGRARQAEKAKEGQVVVIDFGNGAVAGLTGYGIGSEPEEIGDDFPALFRPLQELENKALDSWYVNVLACYPENRGQGLGSKLLDVADAIARDAGYNKMSVIVADENVGARRLYERKGYSELDKAPCAKDGWETETENWVLLVKSLS is encoded by the coding sequence GTGATACCACTTGAAAATCCTTTGCGATTGGCCGTTGAAACGGATGCCCATGCACTTGCGGACCTGGTGAACTTCGCAGGCGAAGGCCTGCCGCTCCATGTCTGGACCGGGTTGGCGCAAGATGGCGAGGATGCTTGGGCCATCGGTCGCGCGCGACAGGCCGAAAAGGCAAAAGAGGGGCAAGTGGTCGTCATCGACTTTGGCAACGGGGCGGTTGCTGGCCTCACAGGCTATGGCATCGGATCTGAACCCGAAGAAATTGGAGATGACTTCCCAGCCTTGTTCCGCCCCTTGCAGGAGCTGGAAAACAAAGCCCTAGACAGCTGGTATGTTAATGTTCTGGCTTGCTACCCAGAGAACCGAGGACAGGGACTTGGTTCGAAACTGCTCGATGTCGCCGACGCGATAGCCCGCGACGCGGGGTACAACAAAATGAGTGTAATTGTCGCCGACGAAAACGTGGGAGCGAGACGTCTATACGAGCGAAAGGGATACTCTGAGCTGGACAAAGCCCCATGCGCCAAAGACGGGTGGGAGACTGAGACCGAAAACTGGGTCCTCCTCGTCAAGTCGCTTTCCTGA
- a CDS encoding thiamine diphosphokinase — translation MADLIVHEMAPFTLLGGADVSPTVLKICLSRAPCVVAADGGADTALAAGLSPLAVIGDLDSVGAAARAAFADRLHWIDDTNSTDFEKVLQRTRAPLVLAAGFLGGRVDHTFSVLNTLARYPEAPVVLVNDADAVTLLTRPVTLDLPPNTRLSLLPMEAAEVTTTGLRWNLSAAAMQPAGLISPSNAVVETPVTITPRGRVFLTVPLSALDVVTAAVHGQ, via the coding sequence ATGGCTGATCTGATTGTGCATGAAATGGCGCCTTTCACGCTGCTGGGTGGTGCCGATGTTTCGCCGACTGTTCTTAAGATATGCCTAAGCCGCGCGCCGTGCGTGGTTGCCGCCGACGGCGGCGCGGATACCGCACTTGCGGCAGGTCTATCACCCTTGGCGGTGATCGGCGACCTTGACAGTGTTGGTGCTGCGGCGCGTGCGGCCTTTGCCGACCGGCTGCACTGGATCGATGACACGAACAGCACCGACTTTGAAAAGGTGTTGCAACGGACGCGCGCGCCGCTGGTCCTGGCGGCGGGGTTTCTGGGTGGGCGGGTCGACCATACCTTTAGCGTGCTCAACACCCTGGCGCGCTATCCCGAGGCACCGGTTGTGCTGGTGAATGACGCCGACGCGGTCACGCTGCTGACCCGTCCAGTGACGCTTGATCTGCCCCCCAACACACGGCTTTCGCTGCTGCCGATGGAAGCAGCAGAGGTCACGACCACCGGCCTGCGCTGGAACCTCAGCGCCGCCGCGATGCAACCTGCCGGGCTAATCAGCCCCTCAAATGCGGTGGTCGAAACACCGGTGACGATCACGCCCCGGGGGCGGGTGTTTCTGACGGTGCCTCTGTCGGCGCTGGACGTTGTGACAGCCGCCGTTCACGGGCAATAA
- a CDS encoding DMT family transporter codes for MHTDRPFLGILLMLGFCMLAPLGDSIAKLLGGQLPLTMLLLARFAIQVVLLLPLVWWAGLSLRLPKGIMALTWTRSALHIIGIGFMFSALRYLPLADALAIAFVMPFIMLLLGHLVLGEEVGRQRMIACGIGFIGTLLVIQPNFATVGWPALLPVAVAIDFALFMLVTRKIAKTLDPIALQTVSGLQASLMLVPVALLLGSFPVLQLPLPGSTALWLLAGLGVLGTIAHLMMTWSLRFAPAATLAPMQYLEIPFGTLIGWLIFKDLPNGLAALGICITVGAGLYIIARERRLSQRPAPTEAPSETPAPGA; via the coding sequence ATGCATACCGACCGCCCCTTTCTTGGCATCCTGCTGATGCTTGGCTTTTGCATGTTGGCTCCATTGGGTGACAGCATCGCCAAGCTGCTGGGCGGGCAATTGCCGCTGACCATGCTGTTGCTGGCGCGCTTTGCGATTCAGGTCGTGCTACTCTTGCCGCTGGTCTGGTGGGCGGGGTTGAGCCTGCGTCTACCAAAGGGAATCATGGCGCTAACCTGGACGCGCAGCGCGCTGCATATCATTGGTATCGGCTTTATGTTCAGCGCCTTGCGCTATCTGCCGCTGGCGGATGCGCTGGCGATTGCCTTTGTGATGCCCTTCATCATGCTGCTACTGGGCCATCTGGTGCTGGGCGAAGAGGTGGGCCGCCAACGGATGATCGCCTGTGGGATCGGGTTTATCGGCACCTTACTGGTCATTCAGCCGAACTTTGCCACCGTCGGCTGGCCCGCACTGCTGCCGGTGGCTGTGGCCATCGACTTTGCCCTGTTCATGCTGGTGACCCGCAAGATCGCCAAGACGCTGGACCCCATTGCGCTGCAAACTGTCAGCGGCTTGCAAGCCAGCTTGATGCTGGTGCCTGTGGCCCTGCTGCTGGGCAGCTTTCCCGTGCTGCAATTGCCGCTGCCCGGCAGCACGGCGCTGTGGCTGCTGGCGGGGCTTGGGGTGTTGGGCACCATTGCGCATCTGATGATGACATGGAGCTTGCGCTTTGCCCCTGCTGCCACGCTGGCCCCGATGCAATACCTTGAAATCCCGTTTGGCACGCTGATCGGCTGGCTGATCTTCAAAGACCTGCCCAACGGACTTGCCGCGCTTGGCATCTGCATCACAGTGGGTGCGGGGCTTTATATTATTGCCCGTGAACGGCGGCTGTCACAACGTCCAGCGCCGACAGAGGCACCGTCAGAAACACCCGCCCCCGGGGCGTGA
- a CDS encoding class I SAM-dependent methyltransferase: MPSLDPHYTDPVLVALYDAECGWSADRAFYAALPGPAPIRVLDIGCGTGLIAARIAQGGHDVTGVDPAGAMLDVARQRPCGDTVRWVEGFADAAQGPFDLIYMTGHAFQTLLQDTEIAGLFTTVRRLLAPMGRFVFETRNPRQDWAGRWHHRKEIEGPDGPVTLSRWVDEARADQITFTTRYHLPEGPKDSISTLRFLDLPAIRQHAARAGLDMQRTLGDWSGGAFDPIASDEIICELRLARKDPR; the protein is encoded by the coding sequence ATGCCATCGCTTGATCCGCACTATACCGACCCCGTACTGGTCGCGCTTTATGATGCCGAATGCGGCTGGAGCGCGGATCGGGCGTTTTACGCCGCCCTGCCCGGCCCGGCGCCGATCCGTGTCTTGGACATTGGTTGCGGCACCGGATTGATTGCAGCGCGGATTGCGCAAGGCGGCCATGACGTCACCGGTGTTGACCCCGCGGGTGCGATGCTGGATGTCGCGCGGCAACGCCCCTGCGGTGACACGGTCAGATGGGTCGAGGGGTTTGCGGATGCAGCCCAAGGGCCGTTTGATCTGATCTACATGACCGGCCATGCGTTTCAGACCTTGCTGCAGGATACCGAAATTGCGGGGCTGTTTACCACCGTCCGCAGGCTTCTGGCGCCGATGGGCCGCTTTGTGTTTGAGACCCGTAACCCCCGTCAGGATTGGGCCGGGCGTTGGCATCACCGCAAAGAGATTGAAGGGCCGGATGGTCCGGTCACCCTGTCCCGCTGGGTGGATGAGGCGCGCGCGGATCAGATCACCTTTACCACTCGCTATCACCTGCCAGAGGGGCCCAAGGACAGCATCAGCACGTTGCGCTTTCTTGATCTGCCCGCCATTCGCCAGCACGCAGCGCGCGCCGGGCTGGACATGCAGCGGACCTTGGGCGATTGGTCAGGCGGGGCGTTTGACCCCATCGCGAGTGACGAGATCATTTGCGAGCTACGGTTGGCGCGAAAGGACCCGAGATGA
- a CDS encoding GNAT family N-acetyltransferase produces the protein MNEFRNAKPSDAQRCFEIETDAYEGDEAATLEKISKRIEVYPDGFLILEKRGEIVGFINCGCAYEVEMSDEEFKELVGHDPDAPNVVIMSVVVDPAHQGKGLSRALMVEFVGRMKRLGKSTIHLMCKEHHVPLYQRFGYSYLQPSISDHGGMTWHEMSMKL, from the coding sequence ATGAACGAATTCCGAAACGCGAAACCTTCCGACGCCCAGCGATGCTTTGAGATCGAAACTGATGCCTATGAAGGCGACGAGGCGGCAACCCTCGAAAAGATATCCAAGAGAATTGAGGTCTATCCCGATGGTTTCCTCATTCTTGAGAAAAGAGGCGAGATCGTGGGCTTCATAAATTGCGGATGTGCTTATGAAGTCGAAATGTCCGACGAGGAGTTCAAGGAGCTTGTTGGCCATGACCCGGACGCTCCAAATGTGGTCATAATGTCTGTTGTTGTTGATCCCGCGCATCAGGGCAAGGGCTTGTCACGGGCATTGATGGTCGAATTCGTGGGGCGCATGAAAAGACTAGGTAAGTCGACAATTCATCTCATGTGCAAAGAGCATCACGTCCCGCTTTATCAGAGATTTGGATACAGCTATTTACAGCCATCGATTTCCGACCATGGAGGAATGACTTGGCATGAGATGTCTATGAAACTTTGA